The Candidatus Tumulicola sp. region GCGCGTTGACGATCACGCTCTTGAGCACTTCTGCGGCCAGTTCGCTGGTGATCGGCGATTTGGTGAGCGAAGCGTACGCGACCACGCGAATCAGGGCACCTTCGAGTTCGCGAATGTTCGACGGAATCACTTTGGCGATGAACGACGTGACTTCATCGGGAACCGGAATCTTTTCGCTCTCGGCTTTTTTGCGAAGGATGGCTTCGCGCGTTTCCAGGTCGGGTGCTTGAATGTCGGTCAGTAGTCCCCACTCAAACCGCGAGCGCAGGCGCGACTCGAGCGTTTGAATCTCGCGCGGCGGGCGATCCGAGGAAATGATCAGTTGCCGGCCGGATTCGTGCAGGGCGTTAAAGGTGTGAAAAAACTCTTCTTGCGTCGTTTCTTTGCCGGCCAAGAATTGAATGTCGTCGATCAGCAGCACGTCGACTTGGCGGTACCGGTTGCGGAACTCGGGCGTACGGTTATTTTGCAGTGCGATGATGAACTCGTTCGTGAACTTTTCGCACGTGAGGTATACGACGTTCGCGTTCGGATTATCGAGCCTCACGCGGTGGCCGATGGCGTGCATCAAATGGGTCTTGCCCAAGCCGACCCCGCCATACAAAAAAAGCGGGTTGTAGGCGCGAGCCGGGGCGCTGGCGACGGCTTGTGAAGCCGCGTGTGCGAACCGGTTGGACTGCCCCACGATGAATTCTTCGAATGTGTACCGGACGTTGAGATTGGCGATGCGTAAATCTTCGAGCGGGCGAGCGGGCGTGGAGGGCGAGGAAGGCAACGCGGTCGACGGCGCGGCGGGCGGTTCCGAAGAATCGGCGACCGATAGACGCAGCTCTAATTCTGGTCCGAAGGCGACCTTGAGGACGTCGACGATTTGATGCTGGAGTTTGGTCCCGACCCACTCGCGCGCAAATTTGCTGTGCACGGCCAGGTGCAACTCGTGGTCCCGAAACGAGATAAACCGCATCGGCTTTATCCACATTTCGTAGACGGGTTTGGAAAAATTTCGTTCGAGGGTTTCTAAAGCGCCCTCCCACACCGCTGCGGACGCGTCGGATCGGCCGGTAACAAGCCCCATGATGTCGTCCTTTTCCCGCGTCGCAATCCGGGCGAGCAAACCTGGTGAGGGCGCAATCTCTTGGCTTAATGGAGTCGCCCTCCTGCGCGTTTTATAC contains the following coding sequences:
- the dnaA gene encoding chromosomal replication initiator protein DnaA codes for the protein MGLVTGRSDASAAVWEGALETLERNFSKPVYEMWIKPMRFISFRDHELHLAVHSKFAREWVGTKLQHQIVDVLKVAFGPELELRLSVADSSEPPAAPSTALPSSPSTPARPLEDLRIANLNVRYTFEEFIVGQSNRFAHAASQAVASAPARAYNPLFLYGGVGLGKTHLMHAIGHRVRLDNPNANVVYLTCEKFTNEFIIALQNNRTPEFRNRYRQVDVLLIDDIQFLAGKETTQEEFFHTFNALHESGRQLIISSDRPPREIQTLESRLRSRFEWGLLTDIQAPDLETREAILRKKAESEKIPVPDEVTSFIAKVIPSNIRELEGALIRVVAYASLTKSPITSELAAEVLKSVIVNAPPQRVTIAKIKETVAGAHGLTVKEMDTGRRDQRLAAPRQIAMFIACMLTNYSLPHIAREFGKKDHTTVMYARDKIKDQMERDEAYRNKIRQLMAMCQSR